DNA from Selenomonadales bacterium:
TACCGTCCGTTTCTGCGACAAAATAATGCGCAAGTGCATTCTCGTTGATCTCACGTTCAAATGATTCTCTGCTCCACGGCATTGAGAACGAAGCCTCTTCTATCACACAGACCGCGTCGATATCGCCCACTGTCATCGGACGAACGATATATGCTACACTTGTTTCCCGTGTCGTTTTTCCCATAACACTTCTGCCTCCGCTCGTCTGATATAGAGCGGTTCCAGCTCTATCACATCGTCTGCCTGTCCGCTTGCCAATCGCACCTCAGCGCAGAGTGCCACGCTTGCCGCACGCGGTGCAAAAAGATGCGGCGGTGCTTGTCTTACATTACCCGTCAAAAAACTTGCATCACGGATCGCCTGTCTTTCACCGACGACAAGGCACGGCTCACCGAGCGCGCGAAG
Protein-coding regions in this window:
- a CDS encoding tRNA (adenosine(37)-N6)-threonylcarbamoyltransferase complex dimerization subunit type 1 TsaB, yielding LRALGEPCLVVGERQAIRDASFLTGNVRQAPPHLFAPRAASVALCAEVRLASGQADDVIELEPLYIRRAEAEVLWEKRHGKQV